gcctccttctctgtccttcccaccacctcattttcttcctactGTTTCCCGTTatctccatcactaccacctcgctgtcttcctcctcctccttcaaggcaTTTGGACATCAGTAAAGGGCTTCTGGAATATcatcaagggaaaaaaatgtaagtgtagcctatttctgtgtgtgtgtgtgtgtgtgtgtcatccaaaATTGAAGATCCGTATCCGATGGCTAAATTAAGCGTTTTGCACTCATATGATTCATTAATGATTATTTTAAGTGTAGGAAAAAATGATCTTCCAAATAgttaaaacaaataatgaaagcGAATAATGAAGGATATTTTCACAAGTAGAGAAAAATAATTGCATGATTTGAAGTTTTATTTAAATGCAAAATAACAGCTTTGAGTGAAATGCGAAACAAGTTATTTTTTTAGCCCTGGAGCATCGATCGTTGTCATTCTTCATCACAgctttacttatatatataaaaaagcaaaTGAGTATGAAACAGATAACGGAAATTgctttatatatatgtacatacacTATAAACCTAAATGTAGACAAATATTGAGAATTATAAAAATATGGCAAGAATTTTTGATCAACATGCCTACCACTTGCCagcagggttgccagattatcgtattcaccacattgtattcatcctttttaagcctcaaactctcgtacctacacaaatgacgatagaaaattgaagttagcgttaaaactcctatttattgatgtttctaagtgcttttttgctatagttattggtcagaaatagttattggtcagaaactacgaaaatacaaTTCGATgggtacgacaatttggcaacgctgcttgtCAGTCGTTGCGGTAAACCAGCACTCGTGAGTAAATGCGTTTGGTGACAATAGACACAACACATGACTTCCCATAACGTGTAGAGCGACTTTTGTGATGCGATTTTCCAAGGTTGATACTATAATATTGCACTCATACTTACAAAATGTTTAAGCTAATGAGCGAATGAGTAGAtggataaagtgtgtgtgtgtgtgtgtgtgtgtgtgtgtgtgtgtgtgcgcacttTATATACACAAAACGTGACAAAAGCTGTACGTAAAGCCTGTATAGAGTCCTTTTACGCTTCCTACAGGCCGGGGCATTGCTTGTCGGGCGGATTTTTTTACACTGGCGATATTTTGTTGCCTGGCTCACGCTGCTCCCGGATCTTCACTTTCACGTTGCATTTGGGTTGACCTAAGATATTTTGGCACAAGTAGCAGAGGGCAGAGCAGAATCTCAAATCAATCAACCATGAACTTCTTTCCATTGACCAGTTACGTGTTTGCTGtttgtgttaatttatttttgtgtttgtgtgcgtgcgcgGTCGTATGTAAAGCATCAATTTTTGTGTATCACGTCTGAATAAAAGGAGTTTAAGTGTGTAACGGTCCCATTTTCAGTTACTTTCCACGGTACCATTGTTATGTTCGCTCCCGTTTTCGTTGCTTTCCTCATTCTTGGATCGGAATTTGAAGAGTCTGGCGGCCTGAGTGTTGAAGGACGAGGACCGCTTCGGAATGTTCCCGCGCTCCTTCTTGACGGGGCGGAGGGAGTAGGTGCGGACAGGCGGTGACCTTTCTTTGACCTGGAGAGGAAAATGGGATCTCTGTAAGCCATTTATGTatttgtgcctgtctgtctgtctgtttctatcgatctgtctgtgtccgtgcctgtctgtctttgtccccgcatgtctgtctgtctgtccatccgtCGTCTGTCTGGATCTCTGTAAgccatttatctatttgtgtctgtctgtctgtctgtttctatcgatctgtctgtgtccgtgcctgtctgtctttgtccccgcatgtctgtctgtctgtccatccgtcgtctgtctgtctgtcctctctGTATCTGcctgtttctgtctttgtctgtgtgtctgtccatccgtcgtctatctgtctgttctgTCCCTACCTGTCTGtttctatctttgtctgtctgtctgtctgtctgtctatccctccctctctctcgctttcttcctctGTGTATGAGTATGAAAATTATTTAGGTTTCTCCGGATAGGAAAAAAGGTGTTTATAGTATGAATATCTATTACGGAATGCATTATCGAGTCCCGAGGAAGTACAGTGATTAGCTCGACTCATACCTTCATCCTGGCCTCAATGAGCTCCTTGCCCCGCTCAGACATCACGATCTTTTCCCTCGTGCACCGCAGCTCGTGATCCAGACGAAGGCGCTCACTCTCAAGCTTCCTCAGCCTCTTCTCTGCCTCTGGAATCATAATGGAGAAGTAGTAAgcaccgatgccagattatcgtactcagagcctcgtatttaccggtttctgagccatagctattgacaaaaaacaccaatagttaaccattttaacgataactatatatgaagggagttattggggtcgaggagggaCGATGAAAGTTATTTTGATGGGATCCTATATAGATAACGCAAAAATCTTAATCCAAAATTCAAATATGCTTTAACCACAATAACTGAATGAAGTAGTAACAGGTTTTAGTGCTTCTATATAGATGTAAGTTATTTTGAAGGGATCCTTGTATAAAAAAATCCCAAATCAAAATAAGCTTAACCTAAATATATGAATCGAAAATCTAACCTCTGAGTTGtgcgtctttctcctcctgctgaCGTTCAAATTCCTGCCTCTTTTTGGTTTCTTCCTCGAGCACCCTTCGCTGTTCCTCCTGCAGCAGCTCCAGCTCCTCGCgcctctcccactcctccctcaGCACCCGGGCTTGTAGGTTTCTGCGTGCATATCATGGTCGTTAGCTTTACATATATACATCATTAACTTGAATTAGTATTGAGGTCTAACTATAATGTAATATGCATCGTTGTATTTTCGAACTCATTCCTCATTCTTTGTACGCTATCCTTTGCTGCGCCCTTTCTTGCATTCAATTTTAAAGTCAATCTTCAAAAACAGAAAACACTGAATCATGTACTCTACTTTTCCTATGAATTCGTGTATAGTAAGAGTCAATTCATTTTTGCTTGTTCCCAGAAAATCTGAACATGGGCTGTTACACACCTCACGATTTCTTCATCTCGTTTAGCTTGAGTCTCTTCTTCGAGTAAAGTTTCCAGCTGGATGCGAAGGGTTTGCAGCTCCAGCACCCTCTTCTCCTCCGTCTGGCGAGCCGCTGCCTCCTCCCGCGCGGCTGCTTCTGCCTCCGCGCGCGCCTACGAAGCGAGCAATGTGGTAAGAGTGGAGACATACGTATTACTTTTAATCTAAACTTGAAAGTGAATGATTTTCGATTTGAAGACCTGCACTGCATTCATTTCACTGGTATTGCTCTTATATGTAAAAAAGAAGCAGTATTACGTGACCACAAAAAAATGTAACAACGTGAGGTTACCATTTTCTCGGCCATCAGCTCGGCCTGCGTGTTCTCAATGATGTCCGCCTGCGAGTCTCGTCTGATGCGCTCCGCCgtctccttggcctcctcctccgcGTGCTCGTGTTTCCTCGTCGCCGACAGCAAGGCGTGGTACGGCAGCTGCTCCTCCGAGTGGTGGATAGCGATGTCCAGAGCCCTCAGCCATTCACTCTTGCTTCTAAAAGGTAAACGGACATGTGCGTTTTATATGATTCTTTCTATCCATCCCCTTTTCCCCTACAATCACACGTCGTATGTTCTTAGGCTTACCTGTGGTCGGTGGCGGCCAGCTGGACCAGTTTGTTACTCTGTAGGCACAGCGTGAACCTGCAGTGGCGGGCACCGGGCTCATCGGGGATGTTGTGCACCGTGGCGGCGGAGGTGAGGGGGACGTAGGCACGCCCCAGCACCACCGACAGGGCCGCAGACTTAGGGCTGACTTTATGGCTGGGAGCTATCAGCGCCCACGGTCGCACTTCCATATCTCGCTTTACCCATATTGGGGCCCACCAGGCGCGCTGGTACACCTTTCCCTGTTGGGAGACATGATAAGAAAAAAAGCTCACGTGACAGTATCAGGTCAACAACATTAAACCCAACAGACTATTTCGTTTGGAAGCACACCAACTTACGTGTTTTAAAATCTGATCCACAAAGTTGCCATAGATTTCATTGACTGCATTGTCCAGCGCCGTGGATTCCGTGTCCTGGGCGTAGCGACCCTCCAGGAAGGTGATGAAAACCGGGAAGGTGAAGTGCGAGATGACGGCCGCCAGCTGATTAAAGTCCCGGGCGTCCCACTCCCTCCCCAGACTGATGACCAGCTGCCGCGTCACCTCCCGCACCTCACCTGTGTTGAGGGTCACCTGGGGACAGTggcacatgatgatgatgatgatactgatgacGAAACGAtatatttttagtgtgtgtgcgtTAGCGCTTCCTGCAACCAGTAAACCGTTCACAAATAGCAAATGTGCGTACCTGTATCAGTCCTTTTCTTTCCGAGGATTTGTCCgccaataaacaaaatatcctgAAGAGCTTGAACACGGCATCctcggagaagagagggaagtgcCGCTGGAGCAACGTGTGGCGGCCCAGCAGCCAGAAGGTGTGGTCCAGGGCGTCGTGGTGCTCCTTCAGGCCCTCGTAGCTGGTTGACCCGTCGTCCACCTCCGCCAGGACCTGGGAAGCCAAACCCCTCGTCAGCGCCTTCGCCTCCACATACGTTAATTGACTTACGTGATCGTGACGCCTTAAATTAGTGTTAGACATTCCTGGTTTTTGTGGTTATTTTCAGAGTTAATCATTTGTTAGTTTTCCCCGTTTTTTACATGCATTAATCTTTCGTCAACGCCTGCGCCCTCACATACGTTAATTGACTTACGTGACTGTGACGCCTTAAATCAGTGTTAGTCATTCCTGGTTTTCGTGGTTATTTTCAGAGTTAATCATTCATTAGTTTTCCCCGTTGCTTACATGCATTAATCCTTCGTCAACGCCTTCGCCTCCACACACGTTAATTAACATACGTGGCGCTTCAAGTAAATAAATTCGTGTTAATCAATCCTGGTTTTCGGGGTCATCTTCACGGttcattatttctttgttttcctattcATATACAACCGTTGTTTACATGCATTCACTCTTCGTCACCGCCTTCGCCTCCACGCACGTTAATTGACATGCGTGACCTTGTGCGTGACTGTTTAAATAGACCAGTTGGTGTTTTAGTCATTCCTGGTTTTCTT
The nucleotide sequence above comes from Eriocheir sinensis breed Jianghai 21 chromosome 17, ASM2467909v1, whole genome shotgun sequence. Encoded proteins:
- the LOC126999851 gene encoding differentially expressed in FDCP 6-like produces the protein MRGFIIQVKYETNQRVAWCFLTRAGLQHCTILTRSRRPVMATLGQLVANSLWFAFDALDHQKTGAVPKSQLKVLTQNVGVLLKVERRVENCIAEYLSSQHLTFEQYLYFLTHEVLAEVDDGSTSYEGLKEHHDALDHTFWLLGRHTLLQRHFPLFSEDAVFKLFRIFCLLADKSSERKGLIQVTLNTGEVREVTRQLVISLGREWDARDFNQLAAVISHFTFPVFITFLEGRYAQDTESTALDNAVNEIYGNFVDQILKHGKVYQRAWWAPIWVKRDMEVRPWALIAPSHKVSPKSAALSVVLGRAYVPLTSAATVHNIPDEPGARHCRFTLCLQSNKLVQLAATDHRSKSEWLRALDIAIHHSEEQLPYHALLSATRKHEHAEEEAKETAERIRRDSQADIIENTQAELMAEKMARAEAEAAAREEAAARQTEEKRVLELQTLRIQLETLLEEETQAKRDEEIVRNLQARVLREEWERREELELLQEEQRRVLEEETKKRQEFERQQEEKDAQLREAEKRLRKLESERLRLDHELRCTREKIVMSERGKELIEARMKVKERSPPVRTYSLRPVKKERGNIPKRSSSFNTQAARLFKFRSKNEESNENGSEHNNGTVESN